One Parageobacillus sp. KH3-4 genomic region harbors:
- the mdh gene encoding malate dehydrogenase: protein MKRKKISVIGAGFTGATTAFILAQKELGDIVLVDIPQLENPTKGKALDMLESSPVLGFDANIIGTSDYADTADSDIVIITAGIARKPGMSRDDLVTTNQKIMKQVTKEVVKYSPNCYIIVLTNPVDAMTYTVFKESGFPKNRVIGQSGVLDTARFRTFVAQELNISVKDVTGFVLGGHGDDMVPLVRYSYAGGIPLEKLIPKDRLDAIVERTRKGGGEIVNLLGNGSAYYAPAASLAEMVEAIVKDQRRILPAIAYLEGEYGYEGIYLGVPTILGGNGIEKVIELELTEEEKAALAKSVESVKNVMKVLE, encoded by the coding sequence ATTTCCGTGATTGGTGCAGGGTTTACAGGTGCAACAACCGCGTTTATTTTAGCGCAAAAAGAATTGGGAGATATCGTCCTTGTCGATATTCCGCAATTGGAAAACCCGACAAAGGGAAAAGCGTTGGACATGCTGGAATCAAGCCCAGTGCTCGGTTTTGATGCGAACATTATCGGCACTTCCGATTATGCCGATACTGCCGATTCCGATATTGTCATTATTACAGCGGGAATTGCGCGCAAACCAGGCATGAGCCGTGACGATCTTGTCACAACAAACCAAAAAATTATGAAACAAGTGACGAAAGAAGTCGTTAAATATTCGCCGAACTGCTATATTATCGTATTGACAAACCCAGTTGATGCGATGACATATACGGTATTTAAAGAATCCGGATTCCCGAAAAACCGTGTGATCGGCCAATCCGGCGTATTAGATACGGCTCGTTTCCGCACGTTTGTTGCGCAAGAATTGAATATTTCCGTGAAAGATGTGACTGGTTTTGTGTTAGGCGGTCATGGCGATGATATGGTGCCGCTCGTCCGTTACTCTTACGCAGGCGGCATTCCGCTTGAAAAATTAATTCCGAAAGACCGTCTAGACGCGATTGTCGAGCGCACTCGCAAAGGCGGCGGCGAAATTGTGAACTTGCTGGGCAACGGAAGCGCTTATTATGCTCCTGCTGCTTCGCTTGCGGAAATGGTAGAAGCGATTGTGAAAGATCAGCGCCGCATTCTTCCAGCGATCGCTTATCTTGAGGGAGAATACGGCTATGAAGGCATTTATTTAGGTGTGCCGACGATTTTAGGCGGCAATGGTATCGAAAAAGTTATCGAACTAGAGCTTACTGAAGAAGAAAAAGCGGCGCTTGCCAAATCGGTCGAATCTGTCAAAAACGTGATGAAAGTATTAGAATAA
- a CDS encoding response regulator transcription factor, with amino-acid sequence MSKKVLVVDDEQSIVTLLTYNLEQAGFTVVTANDGEEAIEKVATERPEFIILDLMLPKLDGVEVCKQLRQQKVMTPILMLTAKDDEFDKVLGLELGADDYMTKPFSPREVVARVKAILRRTQFSNGETEIIDKIVIGDLKIFPDQYEAYFCGERLELTPKEFELLLYLAKHKGRVLTRDQLLSAVWNYDFAGDTRIVDVHISHLREKIEQNTKKPLYIKTIRGLGYKLEEPKRND; translated from the coding sequence ATGAGCAAAAAAGTATTAGTCGTTGATGATGAACAATCGATTGTCACGCTTTTAACATACAATTTGGAACAAGCGGGATTTACGGTGGTAACAGCAAACGACGGAGAGGAAGCGATAGAAAAGGTGGCGACCGAACGGCCGGAGTTTATTATTCTTGATTTGATGCTACCAAAGCTCGATGGAGTAGAAGTATGCAAACAATTGCGTCAGCAGAAAGTAATGACACCGATTTTAATGTTGACGGCGAAAGATGATGAATTTGATAAAGTGCTTGGACTCGAGCTTGGTGCGGATGATTATATGACGAAGCCGTTTAGCCCTCGCGAAGTAGTAGCGCGGGTAAAAGCGATTTTACGGCGCACGCAGTTTTCTAACGGAGAGACGGAAATAATAGATAAAATTGTCATCGGCGATTTAAAAATTTTCCCTGATCAATATGAAGCGTATTTTTGCGGGGAGCGGCTTGAGCTGACGCCAAAAGAATTTGAACTGCTTCTTTATCTAGCGAAACATAAGGGCCGGGTGTTAACGAGAGATCAGCTGCTAAGCGCAGTATGGAATTATGATTTTGCTGGAGATACCCGCATTGTTGACGTTCACATCAGCCATTTGCGTGAAAAAATTGAGCAGAACACAAAGAAACCTTTGTATATTAAAACGATACGAGGGCTTGGATATAAGCTGGAGGAGCCGAAACGGAATGACTAG
- a CDS encoding ATP-binding protein encodes MTSFRSRLLFGLVTLIVTVLICLGILLGQLFKDFYVETMNKRMEKEAKTVAILLKNESLDHIRPDLQEMSEALSSRITVLDSNEKTLFDTGHVAHISDEDHERIIRDILHKNQLNQFSIIEKANDVYYYIVSFSKGGQNAGYVVLSSPTNSLKKVTQQIWGVLISSLGTALIVIVLLGLKIADQYMKPIEAATKVAFELAKGNYEARVPNAKDNETGMLVHSINRLARNLQEISKAQEMQTDRLHTLIENVGSGLILIDGRGYINLINRAFKEIFHVRPVDYLYRAYTEAFAHKEIIQLVNEIFMKETKVRKQMLLTIGIERRHFEVYGAPIIGTNDEWKGIVLVFHDITELKKLEQMRKDFVANVSHELKTPITSIKGFAETLLDGAMKDERTLEHFLSIIWKESERLQTLVQDLLDLSKIEQQEFQLHVETVDLTHLLQEIAVMFQRKAEEKGIDFRMHAAKSIYMEGDANRIKQIFINLITNALTYTPKGGRVEVIAEEQEEETLVHVKDTGIGIEEAEIPRIFERFYRVDKARSRHSGGTGLGLAIVKHLVEAHHGHITVKSAVGKGTTFTVHFPKQARRD; translated from the coding sequence ATGACTAGCTTCCGGTCGCGGCTATTATTTGGACTTGTGACGTTAATTGTCACTGTTTTAATTTGCCTCGGCATATTGCTTGGACAATTATTTAAGGACTTTTATGTGGAAACAATGAATAAGCGGATGGAAAAAGAAGCAAAAACGGTTGCCATTTTATTAAAAAACGAATCTCTCGATCACATTCGACCAGATTTGCAGGAAATGAGCGAAGCGTTGTCGTCGCGCATTACCGTACTGGACAGCAATGAAAAAACGCTGTTTGATACCGGACATGTTGCTCATATTAGCGATGAAGATCATGAGCGGATTATTCGGGATATTTTGCATAAAAATCAATTAAATCAGTTTTCCATCATTGAAAAAGCAAATGATGTATATTATTATATCGTTTCATTTTCTAAAGGCGGCCAAAACGCAGGGTATGTCGTTTTAAGCTCACCAACCAATTCGTTAAAAAAAGTGACCCAGCAAATTTGGGGGGTATTGATTAGCAGCTTAGGCACGGCGCTCATTGTTATTGTTTTGTTGGGACTAAAAATTGCCGATCAATATATGAAACCGATTGAAGCGGCGACGAAAGTGGCGTTTGAATTGGCAAAAGGAAACTATGAAGCGAGAGTTCCGAATGCGAAAGATAATGAAACGGGAATGCTCGTTCATTCTATTAATCGGCTCGCCCGCAATTTGCAAGAGATCAGCAAGGCGCAGGAAATGCAGACAGACCGTTTGCATACGCTGATTGAAAACGTGGGGAGTGGGCTCATTCTCATCGACGGCCGCGGTTATATTAACTTGATTAATCGCGCTTTTAAAGAAATTTTCCATGTTCGCCCAGTCGATTATTTATACAGAGCGTATACAGAAGCGTTTGCGCATAAAGAAATCATTCAGCTCGTCAATGAAATTTTTATGAAAGAAACAAAAGTTCGCAAACAAATGTTGCTGACGATAGGAATCGAGCGAAGGCATTTTGAAGTATACGGGGCTCCGATTATTGGAACGAACGACGAATGGAAAGGGATCGTTCTTGTTTTTCATGATATTACCGAGCTAAAAAAACTAGAACAAATGCGCAAAGATTTTGTCGCGAACGTATCGCATGAATTAAAAACGCCGATTACATCGATTAAAGGGTTTGCTGAAACGCTGCTTGATGGTGCAATGAAAGATGAACGGACGCTGGAGCACTTTCTGTCGATTATTTGGAAAGAAAGCGAGCGATTGCAGACGTTAGTGCAAGATTTGCTTGATTTATCGAAAATTGAACAGCAAGAGTTTCAACTCCATGTGGAAACGGTAGATCTGACGCATCTTCTTCAGGAAATTGCCGTCATGTTTCAACGGAAGGCGGAAGAAAAAGGCATCGATTTTCGCATGCATGCGGCAAAATCGATATATATGGAAGGAGATGCGAACCGCATCAAACAAATTTTTATCAATTTAATCACAAACGCTTTAACGTATACACCAAAAGGCGGACGAGTCGAAGTCATTGCGGAAGAGCAAGAGGAAGAAACTCTCGTCCATGTAAAAGATACAGGGATCGGCATCGAGGAAGCGGAGATTCCCCGCATTTTTGAGCGGTTTTACCGTGTCGATAAAGCAAGAAGCCGCCATTCCGGCGGGACTGGTTTAGGATTGGCCATTGTCAAACATTTAGTGGAAGCGCATCATGGCCATATTACGGTAAAAAGCGCAGTCGGAAAAGGGACGACATTTACGGTGCATTTTCCGAAACAAGCGCGGCGTGATTAA
- the polA gene encoding DNA polymerase I: MKRKLVLIDGNSVAYRAFFALPLLHNDKGIHTNAVYGFTMMLMKILEEEKPTHMLVAFDAGKTTFRHKTFEEYKGGRQKTPPELSEQFPLLRELLNAYQIRFYELENYEADDIIGTLCTKAENEGFEVKVISGDRDLTQLASDHVTVDITKKGITDVESYTPETVREKYGLTPQQIIDLKGLMGDKSDNIPGVPGIGEKTALKLLKEFGTIENILDSIEQISGNKLKENLEKHRDLALMSKQLATILRDAPIDLSLEDIEYRGYDVDKVIALFKELSFNSLLDKMAPQEEETTAVALPEIGYKIVDEVTEAILSDEAALVVEVLESNYHKAPILGFAIANEHGNFFIRTDTALSSSLFTTWLEDESKKKSVFDGKRAIVSLKWQGVHLRGIHFDLLIASYLLNPSQSTEDVASIAKTKQYTGVQSDEAVYGKGAKQKIPDEQILAEHLVRKAAAIRELEQDFIHDLQKNEQYSLFTDLELPLSAILAEMEFAGVKVDVERLKEMGEELTEQLKEVEQEIYRLAGQEFNINSPKQLGVILFEKLQLPVLKKTKTGYSTSAEVLEKLAPQHEIVEKILHYRQLGKLQSTYIEGLLKVVHRDTNKVHTIFNQALTQTGRLSSTEPNLQNIPIRLEEGRKIRQAFVPSEPDWVIFSADYSQIELRVLAHIANDENLIAAFRHDLDIHTKTAMDIFHVNEDEVTPNMRRQAKAVNFGIVYGISDYGLSQNLNITRKEAAEFIKRYFEIFPGVKQYMKDIVQEAKQKGYVTTILHRRRYLPDITSRNFNLRSFAERTAMNTPIQGSAADIIKKAMIDLSNRLKQENMKARMLLQVHDELILEAPKEEIERLQQIVPEVMENAVQLRVPLKVDYHFGPTWYDAK, from the coding sequence TTGAAAAGGAAACTTGTACTCATTGATGGAAACAGCGTCGCATACCGCGCTTTTTTTGCGCTGCCGCTTTTACATAACGATAAAGGGATTCATACGAATGCGGTGTATGGATTTACGATGATGCTAATGAAAATTTTAGAAGAAGAAAAGCCGACGCATATGCTCGTCGCTTTTGATGCCGGGAAAACAACATTTCGCCATAAGACGTTTGAAGAATATAAAGGAGGACGGCAAAAGACGCCTCCGGAATTATCCGAGCAGTTTCCGTTATTGCGGGAATTGCTAAATGCGTACCAAATTCGTTTTTACGAGTTGGAAAATTACGAAGCGGACGATATTATCGGCACTCTGTGCACAAAAGCAGAGAATGAAGGATTTGAAGTAAAAGTTATCTCCGGAGACCGCGATTTAACGCAGCTTGCCTCTGATCATGTAACCGTAGACATTACGAAAAAGGGCATTACCGATGTCGAGTCGTATACTCCGGAGACGGTGCGGGAGAAATACGGATTGACGCCACAACAAATTATCGATTTAAAAGGACTGATGGGAGACAAATCCGATAATATTCCGGGCGTGCCGGGAATTGGCGAAAAAACGGCATTAAAGTTGCTAAAAGAGTTTGGCACGATTGAAAATATATTAGACTCGATCGAGCAAATAAGCGGGAATAAACTGAAAGAAAATTTGGAGAAACACCGCGACCTTGCCCTTATGAGCAAACAGCTGGCGACCATTTTGCGCGACGCCCCGATTGATCTTTCGTTAGAAGATATAGAATATCGCGGATATGATGTGGACAAAGTGATTGCTTTATTTAAGGAGCTCAGTTTTAACTCGCTTCTTGACAAAATGGCGCCGCAAGAAGAGGAAACAACAGCGGTTGCCTTGCCGGAAATCGGTTATAAGATTGTCGACGAGGTGACGGAAGCAATTTTGTCCGACGAGGCGGCCCTCGTTGTCGAAGTGTTGGAATCCAACTATCATAAAGCGCCGATTTTAGGCTTTGCGATCGCAAATGAGCATGGAAACTTTTTTATTCGGACAGATACGGCGCTGTCGTCTTCTTTGTTTACAACATGGCTTGAAGATGAATCAAAGAAAAAAAGCGTTTTTGACGGCAAGCGGGCAATCGTTTCTTTAAAATGGCAAGGAGTGCATCTGCGCGGCATTCATTTTGATTTATTAATCGCTTCATATTTGTTAAATCCATCCCAATCGACAGAAGATGTCGCTTCCATCGCGAAAACGAAGCAATATACGGGCGTCCAGTCGGATGAAGCAGTGTACGGAAAAGGCGCGAAACAAAAAATACCGGATGAACAAATTTTAGCAGAACATCTCGTGCGTAAAGCGGCGGCGATACGCGAGTTGGAACAAGATTTTATTCACGATTTGCAGAAAAATGAGCAATATTCTTTATTCACGGATTTGGAACTGCCGCTTTCCGCCATTCTTGCGGAGATGGAGTTTGCCGGTGTGAAAGTCGATGTCGAGCGGCTAAAAGAAATGGGGGAAGAATTGACAGAACAGCTAAAAGAAGTAGAGCAAGAAATTTACCGCTTAGCTGGCCAAGAGTTCAATATTAATTCGCCGAAACAGTTAGGCGTCATTTTATTTGAAAAGCTGCAACTGCCTGTGTTGAAAAAAACGAAAACAGGCTATTCGACATCGGCGGAAGTGCTAGAAAAGCTTGCGCCACAACACGAAATTGTCGAGAAAATTTTGCATTACCGCCAATTAGGGAAATTGCAATCAACGTATATCGAAGGGCTATTAAAAGTCGTGCACCGCGACACGAACAAAGTGCACACGATTTTTAACCAGGCGCTTACCCAGACAGGGCGGTTAAGCTCTACGGAACCAAATCTGCAAAACATCCCGATTCGTTTAGAAGAAGGGAGAAAAATCCGCCAGGCGTTCGTTCCATCAGAGCCGGATTGGGTCATTTTTTCCGCGGACTATTCGCAAATCGAACTGCGTGTACTTGCCCATATCGCCAATGATGAAAATTTGATTGCCGCGTTTCGCCACGATTTGGATATTCATACGAAAACGGCGATGGATATTTTTCATGTGAACGAAGATGAAGTGACGCCGAACATGCGTCGGCAGGCAAAAGCGGTAAACTTCGGCATCGTTTACGGCATTAGCGATTACGGATTATCGCAAAACTTAAACATTACAAGAAAAGAGGCGGCTGAATTTATTAAGCGATATTTCGAGATTTTCCCAGGGGTAAAGCAATATATGAAGGATATCGTCCAAGAGGCGAAACAAAAAGGCTATGTGACTACGATTTTGCATCGCCGCCGTTATTTGCCGGATATTACAAGCCGAAACTTCAATTTGCGCAGCTTTGCGGAACGAACGGCGATGAATACGCCGATTCAAGGGAGCGCCGCCGACATTATTAAAAAAGCGATGATCGATTTATCGAATCGGCTGAAACAAGAAAACATGAAAGCGCGCATGTTACTGCAGGTGCATGACGAGCTCATTTTGGAAGCGCCGAAAGAAGAAATAGAACGATTGCAACAAATTGTACCGGAAGTCATGGAAAACGCGGTGCAACTGCGGGTGCCGCTTAAAGTTGATTATCATTTTGGGCCAACATGGTATGACGCAAAGTAA
- the mutM gene encoding DNA-formamidopyrimidine glycosylase gives MPELPEVETIRRTLIPLAAGKTIADVQVFWPKIIKHPADVSEFMETIKGQTIHDIHRRGKFLKFILDDHVLISHLRMEGRYAVLKKEDAVEPHTHVIFQFTDGTELRYRDVRKFGTMHLYPKGEEDSRLPLSQLGPEPFSEEFTANFLAERLRKTNRTIKAALLDQTVVVGFGNIYVDEALFRAGIHPERVASSLTDEEATCLHREMIATLQEAVEKGGSTVRSYVNTQGEIGMFQLQLFVYGRKGEPCKRCGNLIQKTVVAGRGTHYCAFCQH, from the coding sequence ATGCCAGAACTGCCGGAAGTCGAAACCATTCGCCGCACTCTCATTCCGTTGGCCGCTGGCAAAACCATTGCCGATGTTCAAGTGTTTTGGCCGAAAATCATTAAACATCCAGCAGATGTTAGCGAATTTATGGAAACGATAAAAGGGCAAACGATTCATGATATTCATAGACGGGGAAAATTTTTAAAATTTATTTTGGATGACCATGTACTTATTTCCCATTTGCGCATGGAAGGACGTTATGCGGTTTTAAAAAAGGAAGATGCCGTAGAGCCGCATACGCACGTGATTTTTCAATTTACGGACGGCACGGAACTTCGTTATCGTGACGTAAGAAAATTTGGAACGATGCATCTTTATCCAAAAGGAGAAGAAGATTCCCGGCTTCCTTTGTCACAGTTAGGTCCAGAACCTTTTTCTGAAGAATTTACGGCAAATTTTCTTGCAGAGCGGCTACGAAAAACGAACCGCACGATCAAAGCGGCGCTTCTTGATCAAACAGTTGTTGTTGGGTTCGGCAACATTTATGTCGATGAAGCGCTGTTTCGTGCTGGAATCCATCCGGAACGCGTCGCGTCGTCATTAACGGATGAGGAAGCGACATGTTTACATCGGGAAATGATAGCAACATTGCAAGAAGCGGTCGAAAAAGGAGGAAGCACGGTAAGGTCATATGTCAACACGCAAGGAGAAATCGGGATGTTTCAACTGCAATTATTCGTGTACGGACGCAAAGGAGAACCGTGCAAGCGCTGCGGCAATTTGATTCAAAAAACGGTTGTTGCCGGCCGGGGAACGCATTATTGTGCATTTTGCCAGCATTAA
- the coaE gene encoding dephospho-CoA kinase (Dephospho-CoA kinase (CoaE) performs the final step in coenzyme A biosynthesis.) encodes MALTIGLTGGIASGKSTVTKMIRELGIPVIDADQIARDVVKMGEEAYKQIIQTFGQDILQENGEIDRTKLGAIVFHNEQERKKLNAIIHPVVRRRMLAEKEAYVQKGAQTVVLDIPLLFESELTHLVDKIIVVYVDDDVQLERLMKRNGFSKEEALARIRAQMPLREKVKKADAVIDNNGTIEETKQQLLQIFKRWNAL; translated from the coding sequence ATGGCACTTACGATTGGGTTAACGGGCGGCATCGCGAGCGGAAAAAGCACGGTGACAAAGATGATTCGCGAGCTTGGCATCCCGGTCATTGACGCCGATCAAATTGCCCGCGATGTCGTGAAAATGGGAGAGGAAGCATACAAACAAATTATTCAGACGTTTGGACAAGACATTTTGCAGGAAAACGGGGAAATTGACCGAACGAAACTGGGAGCGATTGTTTTTCACAACGAGCAGGAACGAAAAAAGCTGAACGCCATCATTCATCCTGTTGTCCGGCGGCGCATGCTTGCTGAAAAGGAGGCGTACGTTCAAAAGGGCGCCCAAACGGTTGTTTTAGACATTCCGCTTTTATTTGAAAGCGAGCTCACTCACTTGGTGGATAAAATCATCGTTGTATACGTCGATGATGATGTTCAGCTGGAGCGTCTGATGAAACGAAACGGTTTTTCCAAAGAGGAGGCGCTTGCGAGAATTCGGGCGCAAATGCCGCTTCGTGAAAAAGTGAAAAAAGCAGATGCGGTCATTGATAATAACGGCACAATCGAAGAAACAAAACAACAGCTTTTGCAAATTTTCAAAAGATGGAACGCCCTATAA
- a CDS encoding glyceraldehyde-3-phosphate dehydrogenase, giving the protein MRAKVAINGFGRIGRMIFRKAIYSPYLDIVAVNASYPSETLAHLIKYDSNHGKFDGEVVPVEDGFLVNGKKVRLLSSRDPKELPWKELDIDIVIEATGKFNSREKASLHLEAGAKRVILTAPGKNEDVTIVVGVNEHMLDIDRHFIISNASCTTNCLAPVAKVIDEAFGIENGLMTTVHAYTNDQKNIDNPHKDLRRARSCAQSIIPTTTGAAKALGLVLPHLKGKLHGMALRVPTPNVSLVDLVVDVKKDVTVEEVNEAFIRAANGPLKGILDFTMEPLVSIDFNTNPHSAVIDGLSTMVMEGRKIKVLAWYDNEWGYSCRVVDLANMVANKMTEKISVNA; this is encoded by the coding sequence ATGAGAGCAAAAGTGGCGATTAATGGGTTCGGACGAATCGGAAGAATGATATTCCGCAAAGCAATTTACTCCCCATACCTAGATATTGTAGCGGTGAATGCGAGTTATCCATCCGAAACGTTAGCTCATTTAATAAAATATGATTCGAATCATGGCAAATTTGACGGTGAAGTCGTCCCGGTGGAAGATGGTTTTCTTGTCAACGGCAAAAAAGTCAGGCTGCTTAGTTCGCGCGATCCGAAAGAGCTGCCGTGGAAAGAGCTTGATATTGACATTGTGATCGAAGCGACTGGAAAGTTTAATTCCCGGGAAAAAGCAAGCCTTCACCTAGAAGCGGGGGCCAAACGGGTGATTTTGACAGCGCCGGGGAAAAATGAAGATGTAACGATCGTTGTTGGCGTAAACGAACATATGCTTGACATTGATAGGCACTTTATTATTTCCAACGCCTCTTGTACAACAAACTGCCTTGCTCCTGTTGCGAAGGTGATTGATGAAGCGTTTGGAATCGAAAACGGTTTAATGACAACTGTTCATGCATATACGAACGACCAAAAAAATATCGATAATCCGCATAAAGATTTGCGCCGCGCGCGTTCTTGCGCGCAATCGATCATTCCGACGACGACTGGAGCGGCAAAAGCGCTGGGGCTTGTTCTGCCGCATTTGAAAGGAAAATTGCACGGAATGGCGCTCCGTGTTCCGACTCCGAACGTGTCATTAGTCGATTTAGTCGTTGATGTAAAAAAGGATGTGACGGTAGAAGAAGTAAACGAAGCGTTTATTCGCGCAGCAAACGGTCCGTTGAAAGGAATTCTTGATTTTACGATGGAACCGCTTGTTTCGATCGATTTTAACACAAATCCGCACTCGGCGGTTATCGACGGCTTATCGACGATGGTGATGGAAGGGCGGAAAATCAAAGTGTTGGCATGGTACGATAATGAATGGGGCTATTCTTGTCGAGTCGTAGACTTGGCAAATATGGTGGCAAACAAGATGACGGAAAAGATCAGTGTGAACGCTTAA
- the speD gene encoding adenosylmethionine decarboxylase, whose translation MDTMGRHVISELWGCDFDKLNDIEFIEKTFVDAALKSGAEIREVAFHKFAPQGVSGVVIISESHLTIHTFPEHGYASIDVYTCGHLDPTIAADYIADKLGAQTRETIELPRGMRPIEVKKAQAL comes from the coding sequence ATGGACACAATGGGTCGTCACGTTATCTCGGAGTTGTGGGGATGCGATTTTGATAAGCTGAACGATATCGAATTTATTGAGAAGACGTTTGTTGATGCTGCATTGAAATCTGGAGCGGAAATTCGCGAAGTAGCATTCCACAAGTTTGCGCCGCAAGGAGTTAGCGGAGTTGTCATTATCTCGGAATCGCACTTGACGATTCATACGTTTCCAGAACACGGCTATGCAAGCATCGATGTTTACACATGCGGACATTTAGATCCGACAATCGCGGCGGATTATATCGCCGATAAACTTGGAGCACAAACACGCGAAACGATTGAACTTCCTCGTGGCATGCGTCCGATTGAAGTGAAAAAAGCGCAAGCATTATAA
- the nrdR gene encoding transcriptional regulator NrdR: protein MRCPSCQHHGTRVLDSRPVDEGRSIRRRRECEQCHYRFTTFEKVEEMPLIVVKKQGTREEFSRDKILRGLIKACEKRPVALEELEKITQDIERELRNQGAAEVKSETIGEMVMERLSKVDEVAYVRFASVYRQFKDLNVFIEELKELIKKEQR from the coding sequence ATGAGATGCCCATCATGCCAGCATCACGGTACAAGGGTCCTTGATTCGCGCCCGGTGGATGAAGGACGTTCCATTCGCCGCAGACGGGAATGCGAACAATGCCACTATCGCTTTACAACGTTTGAAAAAGTTGAAGAAATGCCGCTGATTGTTGTGAAAAAACAAGGAACGCGCGAAGAATTTAGCCGCGATAAAATTTTACGCGGTTTAATTAAAGCGTGCGAGAAACGTCCGGTTGCTCTAGAAGAACTTGAAAAAATTACGCAAGATATTGAAAGGGAACTGCGCAATCAAGGAGCGGCGGAAGTGAAAAGCGAAACGATCGGCGAAATGGTGATGGAGCGTTTGTCGAAAGTGGATGAGGTTGCCTATGTCCGTTTTGCTTCTGTATATCGCCAATTTAAAGATTTAAACGTCTTCATTGAAGAATTAAAAGAGTTAATTAAAAAAGAACAGCGCTAA